CAATTGACACATATTTCATGGAATTCCGGCGGGGACTGGTTTGATCCAGAATACGCACTGTCTGTAGAGCCACAACCACACCTCCTAACAACGACATGGGCAAAAGTCAAAAAGCAATAGTCGTGAATTATCAAAGTCCGCAGACATGTACAAAATTCTCTTGTCCCCTGATAAGGGGTATTGAGGGGGTTATCCTGATTCAGACAATGAACACCGAACATTTATGGAGGACATCGTATGAAAGTAACACGATTGTTAGGTTTCGTCATATTAAATCTGTTCGTACTGACCGTAAGCGTTTCCCCGCTTTTTGCAAAATCACCGACAACGCCGAAAATCCTGTTTACCTCCGCGCGAGATGGTAATTATGAGGTTTACAGTATGAACCCAGATGGAAGTGAGCAGATAAACCTAACACAGCACCGTGCACAAGATTTGGATGCCGCCTGGTCCCCAACAGGTGAGAAAATTCTCTTTGTTTCCGATCGCGGCGGGAAGCGAGACCTCTACCTGATGAATCCTGATGGCTCTAACGTCCGACGCGTTTTCAGGTTCAAAACAGTAGAGTGGAGAACATCCGCCACATGGTCACCTGATGGTAAACAGTTCGCTTACCAGCACTGGGATCGGGATGGAGACGGAGATGGTACAACCGGTATATACATAGCGACCTTCGGCGAACAGGATGTGGAACTTCTTGGGAAGTATTCTTTTCCGGCATGGTCACCTGATGGTACGGAAATTGCCTGTGGTGCAGCCGATCCAGTGGGAGCTTGGATTATATTCGTCAACGTCCGCACACAAAAGCGTGAACGACTCCTACCCAAGAAATCACTGCCTTGGCAACGCCAACCGTCTTGGTCGGCTACCGGTGATAAACTCGCTTTTGCTGGAAACAAGCAAGCAGTACCCGTTATCTTGGATAGGGATCTGCACAACGCATGGATGGATCGACAGACAATCTTCGTCGTCAACCGCGACGGCACTGGTCTCAAACAGCTGGTTGATGAAGCCGGTCCCATGGCAGAGTCTCCGGAACTATCACCAAATGGAGATGAAGTCCTTTATACAAAGGTAGTTAACGAACGGCACCAGATCTTCAAACTTGATATAAACACCGGTGTCCAGACGCAATTGACACATGTTGGAATGCCAAGATTCGGAAATTTTGGCGGGGATTGGTTTGATCCAGCGTATGCCTTGCCAGTTTCACCGCAACCGGAGCTGCTGACGACACTATGGGGAAAGGTGAAACGGGAATAGGGGTTCAGGCATAGCCGAACAAGAGGAGTTTATTATGAAATCAGCGATGACAGATAAACGGGTATATTTCGCGTTTGGGGTCGCATTGGTGTTAGTCCATACACTACTGATAAATAATATCTGCGCTCAGACTTATGGTACTCAATACATTTCCTATGTATCCAATATAACAGGAGACTATAACGTTTATCGGCAGGACACAAATGGCGAAAATCTCCGTCCACTCACAAATCATCCAACAGATGAGAAAGATTTAACGTGGTCGCCGGATGGACGATTTTTGGCTTATACCTCAAATCAAGACGGAACCTACAAGATTTATGTCTTGGACATAAGGACAGGGGAACATTGGCGACTCACAAACCGCCACGAGAGAGAGTGGACACCAGCATGGTCTCCTGATGGAAAATGGATTGCATTTGCCTCTGGTAATCTTGACTTTATTCCCGGGGTCAAAATCAATCTAACGACCGATATCTACAAAGCGGATATCAACGGCGCACATCTGGTGCAGTTGACCGACAAGGGAACAAACGTGGGACCCACTTGGTCACCAGACAGCCAACGGATCGCGTTTGTCTCCTACCATCGGGGTAATGAAAGGAAAGGTATCTATGTGATGGATGCCGATGGAAGAAGGTTAAGACGAATTAATGATAAAGAGATACAAGCACTCGATGGCATAATTCAAAGTCAGTGTGCTTGGTCTCCCGATGGCGAACAGATCGCCTTCAGTATGGTTGTCCCCAGGGAGGATCGCATGCACTTGTACGTGATTGACATAGATGGTAAGAACTTTCGTCAACTCACCGAGGGTCCCCCTATATTGGGGAACAAGGATGGTGTTCGGTTTCCTGAGATTCGCCAGCCTGTCTGGTCGCCTAATGGGAAATGGATTGCCTATGTTTATGAAAAATCATTTGGCGATGCTGATATTTATGTTATAGATGCAATGGGGAACGGACGTGGAAAACTGCTTGTGAAGGCTGGCGGGAGGAATCTATCTCCTGCATGGGTGCCGGAGGGGTTTCTCTCTGTATCCCCGAGTCCGGAGAAACAGACAACACTCTGGGGTAGGTTGAAGCAGTCTGTCCACGACTAATTGTGTTGTGGATGTTGGGATGCAGCGGCAAACTCTGTCAACGCCCATTTCTCTTGTTATTACTAAACTCGTTATGTCTGACTGGTATACGTGGAGGAGATAAAAATGAAAGGAAAACTTGCCTATATTGTATTGGGAACGACACTGCTATTCGTGTATTTCTTGCTGGCGACGAATCTTTATATCTACGCGTCCGATGTTCCTTATATTGCTTTTAGTTCCAAACGGCAGAATAAAAATTATGATATCTACATGATGGATATCAACGGCAATAATCTCCAGCAGCTGACAGACCATTTAGCTCATGAGACTTATCCTACGTTTTCGCCGGACGGACGGCAAATGGCTTACGTTTTCTCTCCAGATGGCAATTCGGACATTTATGTGATGGATCTCAAGACAAAGGTATCCCGCCAGTTGACGAACCATCCGGGACATGACCATAGTCCCGCATGGTCTCCAGACGGACGATGGATCGCGTTTGCCTCCGAGAGAGCAGGAACACTTGACATCTACAAAATCGAACCAAGTGGTGCGAATCTCCAACAGTTGACGGACGCGGATGAGAAGAACAACACCCCGGTTTGGTCGCCTGATGGTCAGTTCATCGCTTTTCGTTCTTTCAAGGACCCGGCTGGCATCTATATCATGGATGCGGATGGCGGAAATCAGAGCAGGCTCAAAAACCAACCCAACCAGGCATATACGCCGGCGTGGTCTCCGGATGGGAAACAGATTGCCTTTAGCGCAGTTTTTTTCAAAGGCTATGACATCTGTATCTTAAACGTTGATGGGACAGGTCTCAGACAGATCACCCGTCATCGGAACGGTGAGGGGTCGCCCGTCTGGTTACCTGATGGAGACACGATTGTTTTCATGTCTTGGTGGGACAGAACTTCTGACATCTATCGAACAGATGTCAATGGCATCATAGGGAATCGCCGCCGATTGACACGCCATCCGGCAATAGATATGGGTCCAACGTGGGTGCCAACAGGTCCTTTATCCGTTTCTCCGACTGCGGAGACACAAACAACACTCTGGGGCAGACTCAAGCAGCCTATCCAGGACTAAATGAAGTGTATCTGAGTGGGCAAAGTGGTAAAATCAATTCTGACTGGCAAACGTGGAGGGAATAAAAATGAACCGGCACCTGACTTATATCATGTTTGGAACGATCCTGCTTTTGGTGCACTTTGTGTTTTCGGTAAACCTATATGTCTACGCGTCCGATGTGCCGTATATTGCTTTCAGTTCCAATCGGAGTGGAAATTATGACATCTACATGATGGATATCAACGGCGAGAATCTCCAGCAGTTGACAGGCTATCCAGGGGATGAGTATCATCCTACGTTGTCGCCGGATGGACTACGGATGGCTTATGTTTCGAGTCGGGATGGCAATCTGGAAATATATGTGATGAACCTTGCGACGAAAGTATCCCACCGATTGACAAACCATGTGGGACGAGATTATAATCCGGTCTGGTCCCCTGATGGACGATGGATTGCGTTTGAGTCCCATAGAACCGGGATTCGCCATATCTATAAAATCAAACCGGACGGCTCAAATCTCCAACAGTTGACGCACGAGCGGAATAGCAACCATCACCCTGCTTGGTCCCCCGATGGGAAAGAGATCGTTTTCTCTTCGGAAGGTGCCCTCTGGACGATAACCGCAAACGGACGAAAACTGAAACAACTCGCAAATCGACAGCAATTGGCGAGCAAGCCCGCTTGGTCTCCTGATGGAAAAAAGATTGCTTTTACGACGACGCTTTTGAGAAATACGGACATCTATATCATGGATGCGGACAGCGGAAATGTCAGGAGATTGACACACCATCCAGCATGGGATTCGTCTCCCGTCTGGGGACCTAATGGACACTGGATCGTTTTCCATTCCGGGTGGGAGGAAAATTATGACATCTATGTGATAGATGTGGCAGGCACCGATCGCCGCCGATTGACAGACCATCTGGCAAGGGATCGGGAGCCGACGTGGGTGCCAGCAGGTTTTTTTCCCGTCTCTCCGACGGTCAATACACAAGCGACCTTGTGGGGTAGACTCAAGCAGTCTGTCCACGACTAAATGAAGGACATCGGAGTAGATAAAGCCGTAAAATCAATTCTGACTGGTATACGTGGAGGGTATAAAAATGAAAGGAAAACTTGCCTATATTGTGTTAGGAACGACACTGCTATTCGTGTATTTCTTGCTGGCGACGAATCTTTATGTATACGCGTCCGATGTTCCTTATATTGCTTTTAGTTCCAAACGGCAGAATAAAAATTATGATATCTACATGATGGATATCAACGGCAATAATCTCCAGCAGCTGACAGACCATTTAGCTCATGAGACTTATCCTACGTTTTCGCCGGACGGACGGCAAATGGCTTACGTTTTCTCTCCGGATGGCAATAAGGACATTTATGTGATGGATCTCAAGACGAAGGTATCTAAGCGACTGACGAACCATCCGGCACGTGACCTTAATCCCGCATGGTCTCCAGACGGACGATGGATTGCGTTTTCCTCCGAGAGAGCAGGGACGCTTGACATCTACAAAATCGAACCGAGTGGGGCGAATCTCCAACAGTTGACGGACGCGGATGAGAAGAATAACACTCCGGTTTGGTCGCCTGATGGTCAGTTCATCGCTTTTCGTTCTTTCAAGGACCCGGCTGGCATCTATATCATGGATGCGGATGGCGGAAATCAGAGCAGGCTCAAAAACCAACCCAACCAAGCATATACGCCGGCGTGGTCTCCGGATGGGAAACAGATCGCCTTTTGCGCAGTTTTTTTCAAAGGCTATGACATCTGCATCCTAAACGTTGATGGGACAGATCTCAGGCGGATCACCCGCCATCGGAACGGTGAGGGGTCGCCCGTCTGGTTACCTGATGGACACACGATTGTTTTCTCGTCCTGGTGGGACAGAACTTCTGACATCTATCGAACAGATCTCAATGGCATCATAGGGAATCGTCGCCGATTGACACGCCATCCGGAGTCAGATATGGGTCCGACCTGGGTGCCAACAGGTACTTTATCTGTTGCTCCGACTGCGGAGACACAAACAACACTCTGGGGCAGACTCAAGCAGCCTATCCATGACTAAATGAAGTGTATCTGCATGGGCAAAGTGGTAAAATCAATTCTGACTGGCGAACGTGGAGGGTATAAAAATGAACCGGCACCTAACTTATATTGTGTTCGGAACGACAATGATCTTGGTGTACTTTTTACTTGCGGTAGACCTTTGTGTCTACGCGTCCGATGTTCCTTATATTGCCTTTAGTTCCAAGCGTAATGGAAATTATGACATCTACATGATGGATATCAACGGCAAGAATCTCCAGCAGCTGACAGACCACTTAGTTCATGAGACTTCTCCTACGTTTTCGCCGGACGGACGGCAGATGGCTTATAATTCCTCTCGGGACGGCAATGAGGACGTTTATGTGATGAACCTCAGAACAAAGGTATCCCACCGGTTGACGAACCATCCGGCACGTGATTTTAATCCGGCATGGTCTCCAGACGGACGATGGATTGCGTTTGTCTCTGAGAGAGCAGGGACGTTTGACATCTACAAAGTCGAACCCAGTGGTGCGAATCTCCAACAGTTGACGGACGCGGATGAGAAGAACAACACCCCGGCTTGGTCGCCTGATGGCCAATTCATCGCTTTTCGTGCTTTCAAGGACCCGGCTGGTATTTATATCATGGATGCGGATGGCGGAAATCAGAGCAGGCTCAAAAACCAACCCGAACCGGGGTGGACACCCGCGTGGTCTCCGGATGGGAAACGAATTGCTTTTACTGTGGTTTTAGGTGGAAATTATGATGTCTACACCTTAAACGTTGACGGGAGGGATCTCAGAAGGATCACCCACCATCTGGAGAGGGATAGCTCGCCCGCCTGGTCCCCTGATGGAGACACGATTGTTTTCATGTCTTGGTGGGACAGAACTTCTGACATCTATCGAACAGATGTCAATGGCATCATAGGGAATCGCCGCCGATTGACACGCCATCCGGCAATAGATATGGGTCCGACGTGGGTGCCAACAGGTCCTTTATCCGTTTCTCCGACTGCGGAGACACAAACGACCTTGTGGGGTAGACTGAAGCAGCCTATCTATGACTAAACGAAGTGCATCTAAGTGGGCAAAGCGGTAAAACCGATTCTGAATAGCAAACGTGGAGGGTATAAAAATGAAACGGCACCTGACTTATATCATGTTTGGAACGATCCTGCTTTTGGCGCACTTTGTGTTTGCGGTAGACCTTTATGTCTACGCATCCGATGTGCCGTACATTGTGAAGTGCCAACGTTTATTCAGACCAAAATTTAGCAAAGTTAAGCCAAGTTTTGTCTTTGAAATTCCACAGGTGTCAGATACCCTAACGCCGAATGCGGGCGTTTGTGGTGATACACTTGTGTGAAAGTATAGAATGAAAAATAAGTGAAATACGCTATCAGCACGATTTGGATACGGCTTTTTGTTCAAATTCCTCTGGGATTTTGGGATTTTAGAAGGTGAGACAGAATACCGGCAGGTTTTTATGGTAAAGTTCACAATTATTTCAACATTACGGGAAGGCGAGGATACAATCCTCGCCAGTGGCGGTGAGGGTTTTCTTTCTTGAAATACTCTCTACATATTTTCAGACTTTACTATAACTCTGCATCCTGCCAATTCACTGTCGAGGTCTGACTGCTGATGGTTGATAACTGTTCGCCAAAAAGTTTAATTGAACAAATTAGAGAAAAATCTGTTTAACAATGGAAGTGCCCATAAACAATACCGTGCATACCGGCAATCTTGTATTCAGAAAAGTTGGTTGGGAAGGCATCGTGGTGCGGACAATACTTCATAGACGCGTGAGGAGGTTGCCGCGTCAACTATGTTGGATAAAAACGCCATTCCGATTCCACTCGGTAGATATAGCGACTGCCTCAAACGAGACAGGTGAAATTCGCTACCAAATGGCGTTCTTGAAAATGCCATTCCGATTCCACTCGGCAGATGTAGCGACTGCCTCAAACGAGACAGGTGAAATTCGCTACCAAATGGCGTTCTTGAAAATGCCATTCCGATTCCACTCGGCAGATGTAGCGACTGCCTCAAACGAGACAGATGAAATTCGCTACCAAATGGCATTCTAAACATTATACAATTTTTTGTGTTTTTTGTCAAATTTATTTTTTCTCAAGTCCAAAACGACTAATTCCGAAAAAAGTCCCCAAAGAAGATAAATTGAAAGAGTTAGAAGAAAAAGACATTTCAAATAGTATGCTCACTTGTGATAATAGTATATCCTATTCTGTGCCGCATCCTGCCAAATCACCATCAAGGTCTGACTGTTGATGGTTGATAACCGTTCGCCAAAAAGTTTAATTGAATAAATTAGAGAAAAATCTGTTTAATAATAAAGGATTGGGTGAGAATCAGCTTTCCAACAGAACGGCGAAAAGCACTTCATGCACTTCATCTTGAATACTCGGTATATACTTATGGCAACACTTTGGCTTGTTATTCAACGAGAATTCGTTTCAAATGTATTGACATCCCGATTCATAATCGGTTTTCTCATCTGTCTCATGTCAACCACTGCTGCAGTTTTTGTGCAGGTTGAAGATTATGAGAAACGCTTAGCAGCATATCACACCGCCGTTCAGGAACATCAAGAAACAGCCCAAACATGGAACCTCTACAGCCAAATTAATCCCAAGGCACACAGAAAACCCAATCCGCTGAGTATCTTCAACGTCGGCATGGAAAAATCCGGTGCCGATATGGTGAGTATTCAACTCGCAACACCTATCTGGGAGAAAGAGGCACAGAAACAGGGATCCGATAACCCGTTTCTCTCTATTCTTCTTGCAATTGATGCTATCTTTGTCTTCAAAATCATCCTCAGTGCCTTGGCGATCCTTTTCGCTTACAATACGATTTCAGGGGAACACGAGGATGGCACCCTAAAATTAGTGTTATCCAATCCGATTCCCAGAGATACACTCGTGGTTGGAAAATACCTCGGCGGCATGTTCTCTCTGTTCCCAATGGTGGTTATCAGCTTTATCATCGGAATCCTTATCGCTTACACTTCTCCTGCGACCGATTTCGATAGTGCTGATCTGTTCCGGCTCGTTGCTGTGCTCATCCTTTCCCTATTGTACGTGTCAACGTTTTACCTTTTAGGGATGCTTCTATCCGTATGGACAAAGGAAGCCACCACCACGCTCATCCTTTCAATGTTCATTTGGGGAATCCTAACAATCCTACATTCCAATATAGCAACCTTCGCAGTCATGAAATTCCCGCCCTATCAACCACAAGCTGAAAAGGAGATTCTGCAGCATATTCAGCAGGGATGGGAAGATTTCAGGGAAGAACGGGATGCTTACATCCTCAAGAAGTGGGGATACGAACATCCAGCGAGCGCGGTTTCTCCGATAAGCGAGGGGAATTTTTTAGTAGCGATGTACACGAGTTCACCAGAGGAAATCGGGTATAGTGAGTTCTATTATATCCAACAGATCCACATCGTGGATGTCTCCAAATTTCAGGAAGTATTGGGCTACCAAGAACCGCTACGTGTTGACTACGCAAATCAAGCAGAGGCACTCCTCAGACGGAAAGAACAGATTGAAGAAAGGAACAAACAGTTCGCCAAGGATATTTCCCGATTTTCTTTCGCAGACGCATACCGATTTGCCGTTGGTGCGATAACCGATACAGACAGGGAAAGTTACCAAGACTTTATTAGGCGGTCAAGGAGTTATAAACGTCAAGTTGTCGACTATCTCACCAGTAAAAACGCTTTTTCCGCGAGGGCATGGTTTTCCAGTGATCAAGGGGCAGCGGCGTTTAAAGATCTTCCTGTTTTTCGGAACCCACACACTTCCCTATTTCAGAGTCTTTCCCGCGCATCAAGCGATATCCTGATCCTGTTGGCGTGGAATATCGTCTTGTTTATAGGCGTGTATGTATCATTTCTTCGATATGATATGAGTTGAGAAGGAGGGTTTGTCAGTTGTCAGTTAAGAGGCGTTTTGTAACAATCTTCCCACCTTGCAATATTTTAGGGCGAGGTGAATTGTTCCCAGAAACCTCTTGTGACTGATAACTGTTAACTGACTACTGACAACCATTAAAAATATGATTTGGCATATTGCAAAAAAAGAGATATATCACAATCTCACAACGCTGCGGTTCGTCTTGATGATAATTCTGTTGCCCATCTTGATGATCGCCAATGCCCTCATATATGGGTTCGGGAATAATGGGTATACAGCGGAAATACGAGATTATAACCGCAAAGTAGACCAAGGACGCTCTCATATTGAAAAATATGCTGCCAAGGGTTTAGGGGAGTTGGCGATGGTCGGTCCAGCAGAGGTACCCAAGCGTCCGCCCCAGTTGAAATTCTGTGCCGATGGTGCTGATGCCCTCATACCCCATTCTATCACGATCGCATATCGCATAAATTGGGAACGACCTGAATACGAGGATTTGGTTGAAAGCTATAGTTGGCGGGAGTTGTGGTCCTTAGAATATCTACCTTCAAATCATGGCGGGGACGCAACTACGCTCATCAAGATTGACTGGGTATTTATCGGTGTCTTCATGAGTTTTTTTGTTATTTTATTTACTTTCGATGCCATCGCCGGGGAACGCGTGCGGGGAACACTCAGTCTCATGATGTCCAACCCAATCCCTCGTGGACAGGTATTACTCGCGAAATACTTAGGAACATTTTTCACACTCATCATCCCACTCCTGATTGGGGTCCTCATGAACCTTCTCATCATCTACCTGTCAGGAAACATCCCTTTTGATTCAGGCAGTTGGCTTCGGATTTTAGGAATGGTCGGACTCTTCGCGTTACATATTTCCATCTTCATTTTTTTGGGACTGTTTTTCTCAAGTCGCGTCTCAAATGCCATCACCAGTTTAGTGTGGTTATTGCTAACTTGGGTCTGTTTAGCATTTATCTTCCCGAGTCTACTTGGACTCTTTGTTGGCACCGTTGATCCAATCCCATCAATAGAAAGAGTATCCGCGGAAAAACGCTTGCAATTAGCGAACATAGATGATGAATTTCGCCCAGCAGAATTGGTGAAAGCAGCAAAACTCAGTGAAGCCCCTTCCGTTGATAACCCATCAGCAACGCGCCTATGGGCGACCTACTTCAGGGAAAGGTCTGAAGTGCAAACCCGCATAGCAGATGCGCGTGTGGATCAGCAATTGAGACAGGTGCAACTCACCCGCGAACTCACCCAAATCTCTCCGACGGCCTGTTTCCAATACGCCATGGAAGGACTCGCAAATACTGGGATCGCCAGTTATATGAATTTCGTTAAACAGGTGCGCCGTTACAGAAACACATTTATAGATTTTATTAAATCGGAAGATAGAGGTGATCCAGAAAGCCTCCATATCTATCCTGTGAGGGAGGGGTTATCTCAAAAACTGGTGAATCCGGACGCTGTGCCGAGGTTTAAAGAACACATCTCACATCAGAGCATCATTTTTCCACTCGGACTGCTGATCCTTTTCAATGTGCTATTCTTTATCGCTGCACAATTATCGTTCCTCAAATGTGACTTAAAATAAATGATAACCATTTATCTTTCTTTTAGTGACCGTCTACATCACCAACCACACCCATATAAATAATAATGGTCCCACCGGTTAGGGTCAGGCAACCGAAAACGGATCCTGCGGCACCTGATTTAATCTGATACGATCGCATTTTCGCCCGATAAGCATCGGCGTAAAACTTGATGTATTCAGGCGATTTTCCGATCAATCTTTCAGGTGGCGGATTCGGTGGATGGAGACGCATATAATATCGAGTCAACAGACCGAAGGCCGTTGCAGCACTCATTCCAGCAATTATGTACGAAGGTTCGGGTTGACTATGTCCAAAGTGCAAGTCAGCAATACATCCAGTCGTCAAAGCACACATCCCTGCGGCGAGAGGTGCACTCATGCCTGCTCCAAAATAAGCCAATAAATTGACATCGCTTTTGGCATCCGATTCAGCATCTACTTTCGCCTGGAGATGTATAGAATCCTGTGGTATATTCTCATAACGTTTAGAACTGCAGCCTGTAAGAACAACTGACAAACAACAGAAATATAGCAAGAATCTCACAAGCAATCTCCTTCAAACAGCGGAAATTTGTGTGCTTTCTGTATGGCGGTGCTGGTTTCAAGCATTAATTTCGCTTGTTTTTAAATGCCGCAATGACTTTGACAACAATATAGACAGACCAATACAGGATCGCATACACGAACATTGAAATCTGAGAGCTTTCAAAAGCAAGTCGGAAACCTTGGCACGGATTTTACTCTGCATGCCAAAATTTCCGACTTGGGTTTTAATCAAGAATGTTCCTTATTCTCTGCTGCCGGTTTCGCCGCGACTACTCGTCAGGCGGTGGATCCCCGTTCGGGGGTTCAGGCATAGCTTCAGGAGGATTTATTCTTATTATCACTGGTGGGTCATCATTCTGCTGTATGTGAATGACAATCTCCGGAACTTCGGGTGGTTTTAAGACGCGTATCTTTGGCGGATTCTCAAGTACTTCAGCGATAATAACATCGGGCACCTCTGGAGGTTCTAATTCTGGCACCTCTGGTGGGTCCTGGTTGAGTATTTGGGCGATAGCGTCGGGGTCTAAGACGCGTATTATTGGTGGGTCCTGATTAAGTATTTCAACGACGACATCAGGAGGCACTGGTGGGTCCTGGTTGAGTATTTGGGCGATAGCGTCGGGGTCTAAGACGCGTATNNNNNNNNNNNNNNNNNNNNNNNNNNNNNNNNNNNNNNNNNNNNNNNNNNNNNNNNNNNNNNNNNNNNNNNNNNNNNNNNNNNNNNNNNNNNNNNNNNNNTATTGGTGGGTCCTGATTGAGTATTTCAGCGATGATATCAGGAGGCACTGGCAGATCTTCCACGACTGGTGGCTCATTTCTTTCAGTGGGTTGTTCCATATCCATTGCGGGATCGGGCGTTATAAGGTTTGAATCGCTTCCACAACCGAGTAGAGCGATCAGAGCCATGAGCGAAACTAAGCATTTCATGATACTCTCCTTTTTTGAGTGATTGAGACTTTTCAAATGGAATGCGTAAAGGTTTCTACCTAAGAGTATACCACAAATACACGAAAATACAAGTAAAAATTTGTTGGTGATTTGTTATGTGATTTCTCGGTTATTGGATACCGAAAGGTAATATTCAGCGGCTTGCGCACACGCAAAAGATGATAAAAATCGCGTTGGGAAGTATCGCAAGTTTCTCGCTTTTTGTTGGTGGTATCGGTATTATGAATATGTGCCTCGTCTCTGTTGGCGAGAAAACGCGGGAGATCGGTTTACGGAAATCGGTTGGAGCGAGACGGGTTCACATTTTCTGGCAATTCTTGACAGAATCAATTTGTCTCTGTTTCTGTGGTAGTCTATTTGGTATTGCAGGCGGTTGGTTAGCGGCGCACGGAATGGCAAAACTCGCCGTACGCATTGTGCCGATTTTGCCTGAATGGCCCGTTGTTCTCTCTTTACCCTGGATACTGACTTCTGTTATTTTTTCGGTTTTTATGGGCATTGGTTTCGGTGTTTACCCCGCCATGCGGGCAGCACGACTTTCGCCTATTGACGCACTTCGCGCCGAGAATTAAGATAGTTCCTGTTTTTTCTGCATGTTCAAAGATTATGTTTAGAATTTGTTTGACAAACGATTTTTTAGTGTATATAATTTCCTTATATTAACGTTTGATTTACAAGAGGATCCTGGAGAGGTTAATGACCTATGGGATTCTACTGAACATGCGAAGTTAAAGGTGGATTTGGTAAGGAGAAAGCAATGAGATTTAAGAAATTCAGAGATTTTCTGTGTCTCTTCCATGTTGTTCTGTGTGCTATGGTCTTCAATCAACAGAGTTTTGGCGGGACATGGGTAGACGATTTTGAAGATGACAGTACGCAAGAATGGGAACTTTTTAATACCTTTGATGGAAGCGCGGTATGGCGGATTGATGCCGGTGAAGCAGTTAGCGAGACATTTGAACCTCGTCACTTTCCTACTATATGGGCAACAGGTGAACCTGATTGGAGAAACTATTCGCTTTCATGCAAAGCTAAATTAGTTGAAGCCAAAAAGGAACCAGCTACTTTAGGACTTATACTCCATCAGAGATGGGAGGAATCCTCCTTCTATGTATGTCAGATTCTCTATCCATTGGAAGTCATCCATATTACAAAGATTCACTCAGGCAACGTCTCAACAATCGGCGAATTCGATTTCGCAGC
Above is a window of Candidatus Poribacteria bacterium DNA encoding:
- a CDS encoding oligogalacturonate lyase family protein encodes the protein MKGKLAYIVLGTTLLFVYFLLATNLYVYASDVPYIAFSSKRQNKNYDIYMMDINGNNLQQLTDHLAHETYPTFSPDGRQMAYVFSPDGNKDIYVMDLKTKVSKRLTNHPARDLNPAWSPDGRWIAFSSERAGTLDIYKIEPSGANLQQLTDADEKNNTPVWSPDGQFIAFRSFKDPAGIYIMDADGGNQSRLKNQPNQAYTPAWSPDGKQIAFCAVFFKGYDICILNVDGTDLRRITRHRNGEGSPVWLPDGHTIVFSSWWDRTSDIYRTDLNGIIGNRRRLTRHPESDMGPTWVPTGTLSVAPTAETQTTLWGRLKQPIHD
- a CDS encoding DPP IV N-terminal domain-containing protein; this translates as MNRHLTYIMFGTILLLVHFVFSVNLYVYASDVPYIAFSSNRSGNYDIYMMDINGENLQQLTGYPGDEYHPTLSPDGLRMAYVSSRDGNLEIYVMNLATKVSHRLTNHVGRDYNPVWSPDGRWIAFESHRTGIRHIYKIKPDGSNLQQLTHERNSNHHPAWSPDGKEIVFSSEGALWTITANGRKLKQLANRQQLASKPAWSPDGKKIAFTTTLLRNTDIYIMDADSGNVRRLTHHPAWDSSPVWGPNGHWIVFHSGWEENYDIYVIDVAGTDRRRLTDHLARDREPTWVPAGFFPVSPTVNTQATLWGRLKQSVHD
- a CDS encoding DPP IV N-terminal domain-containing protein; the protein is MKGKLAYIVLGTTLLFVYFLLATNLYIYASDVPYIAFSSKRQNKNYDIYMMDINGNNLQQLTDHLAHETYPTFSPDGRQMAYVFSPDGNSDIYVMDLKTKVSRQLTNHPGHDHSPAWSPDGRWIAFASERAGTLDIYKIEPSGANLQQLTDADEKNNTPVWSPDGQFIAFRSFKDPAGIYIMDADGGNQSRLKNQPNQAYTPAWSPDGKQIAFSAVFFKGYDICILNVDGTGLRQITRHRNGEGSPVWLPDGDTIVFMSWWDRTSDIYRTDVNGIIGNRRRLTRHPAIDMGPTWVPTGPLSVSPTAETQTTLWGRLKQPIQD
- a CDS encoding DPP IV N-terminal domain-containing protein, which codes for MKSAMTDKRVYFAFGVALVLVHTLLINNICAQTYGTQYISYVSNITGDYNVYRQDTNGENLRPLTNHPTDEKDLTWSPDGRFLAYTSNQDGTYKIYVLDIRTGEHWRLTNRHEREWTPAWSPDGKWIAFASGNLDFIPGVKINLTTDIYKADINGAHLVQLTDKGTNVGPTWSPDSQRIAFVSYHRGNERKGIYVMDADGRRLRRINDKEIQALDGIIQSQCAWSPDGEQIAFSMVVPREDRMHLYVIDIDGKNFRQLTEGPPILGNKDGVRFPEIRQPVWSPNGKWIAYVYEKSFGDADIYVIDAMGNGRGKLLVKAGGRNLSPAWVPEGFLSVSPSPEKQTTLWGRLKQSVHD
- a CDS encoding DUF5050 domain-containing protein, which encodes MNRHLTYIVFGTTMILVYFLLAVDLCVYASDVPYIAFSSKRNGNYDIYMMDINGKNLQQLTDHLVHETSPTFSPDGRQMAYNSSRDGNEDVYVMNLRTKVSHRLTNHPARDFNPAWSPDGRWIAFVSERAGTFDIYKVEPSGANLQQLTDADEKNNTPAWSPDGQFIAFRAFKDPAGIYIMDADGGNQSRLKNQPEPGWTPAWSPDGKRIAFTVVLGGNYDVYTLNVDGRDLRRITHHLERDSSPAWSPDGDTIVFMSWWDRTSDIYRTDVNGIIGNRRRLTRHPAIDMGPTWVPTGPLSVSPTAETQTTLWGRLKQPIYD